Proteins from a genomic interval of Gemmatimonadaceae bacterium:
- a CDS encoding 30S ribosomal protein S1, translating to MPDLDTETTTPTGTALTAREKRDLQRAQLRPLANLRPELYDEDDYSPDELESMMAMYNGTMASIEEGEIVKSRVLDIRDNLVVLDIGFKSEGTIPLEEFKDLPDLKPGDEVEVLLEHLEDMEGSVVLSKKKADFMRVWERIRVAYENDQPVAGTLVKKIKGGVVVDLMGVDAFLPGSQIALRRVPNVDELLGQSFEFKIIKLNKRRRNIVVSRRVILEQERAGKRDKLMKDLQKDQVRKGVVKNITDFGAFIDLGGVDGLLHITDMSYGRIQHPSEMVHIGQELEVKVLDIDWERERISLGLKQLQSYPWKDVAEKYPVGTRVSGKVVSITNYGAFIELEPGIEGLVHISEMSWTRNVRHPSKLVSIGETIEAVVLKVDPSEEKISLGMKQTEQDPWMMLPQKYPIGTRLSGKVRNLTSFGAFVEIEPGIDGLIHISDMSWTKRVQHPSEVVKKGDSVDVVILNIDGDNKRISLGLKQAQEDPWLKIGETYPVGTELDGTVVRLMDKGVVVDIGNDIEGFVPVSQLNFGEPVSSPADIVWEGMKLGVRVLEVDPIQRRIVLAVTNIPEGQERPETPSKVIPMETDDYNLSDPIPVPVPATFEEVEG from the coding sequence ATGCCAGATCTGGACACCGAAACCACAACCCCTACCGGCACGGCGCTGACCGCGCGAGAAAAGCGCGATCTGCAGAGAGCTCAGCTCCGCCCGCTTGCCAACCTCAGACCCGAGCTCTACGACGAAGACGACTACTCGCCCGACGAGCTCGAATCAATGATGGCGATGTACAACGGGACGATGGCCTCGATCGAAGAAGGCGAGATCGTCAAATCCCGTGTGCTGGATATCCGCGACAACCTCGTGGTCCTCGACATCGGATTCAAGTCAGAGGGCACGATCCCGCTCGAAGAGTTCAAGGACCTCCCCGACCTGAAGCCAGGCGACGAAGTCGAAGTTCTCCTCGAGCACCTGGAGGACATGGAAGGCTCCGTCGTCCTCTCCAAGAAGAAAGCCGATTTCATGCGCGTTTGGGAGCGCATCCGCGTCGCGTACGAAAACGATCAGCCTGTCGCGGGAACGCTCGTCAAGAAAATCAAGGGTGGAGTCGTCGTCGATCTCATGGGAGTGGACGCATTCCTTCCCGGATCGCAGATCGCACTCCGCCGCGTCCCCAATGTCGACGAGCTTCTCGGGCAGTCGTTCGAGTTCAAGATCATCAAGCTCAACAAGCGCCGGCGGAACATCGTCGTCTCGCGCCGGGTGATCCTGGAGCAGGAGAGAGCGGGGAAGCGCGACAAGCTCATGAAGGACCTGCAGAAGGATCAGGTCCGGAAAGGCGTCGTCAAGAACATCACCGACTTCGGCGCATTCATCGATCTTGGCGGTGTTGACGGACTGCTCCACATCACCGACATGTCGTACGGGCGCATTCAACATCCTTCCGAGATGGTTCATATCGGTCAGGAGCTCGAGGTCAAGGTTCTCGATATCGACTGGGAACGCGAGCGAATCTCACTCGGCTTGAAGCAGCTGCAGAGCTATCCGTGGAAGGACGTCGCGGAGAAGTATCCTGTCGGCACGCGCGTGTCGGGCAAAGTTGTGTCGATCACGAACTACGGCGCGTTCATCGAGCTCGAGCCGGGCATCGAAGGTCTGGTGCACATCAGCGAGATGAGCTGGACTCGCAACGTTCGTCATCCGTCGAAGCTTGTCTCGATTGGTGAGACCATCGAGGCAGTCGTGCTCAAGGTCGATCCCAGCGAAGAGAAGATCTCGCTGGGGATGAAGCAGACCGAGCAGGATCCATGGATGATGCTGCCGCAGAAGTATCCAATCGGCACGCGGCTCAGCGGAAAGGTTCGGAACCTCACGAGCTTCGGTGCATTCGTCGAGATCGAGCCGGGAATCGACGGTCTGATTCACATCTCGGACATGTCGTGGACCAAGCGCGTGCAGCATCCGTCGGAGGTGGTGAAGAAGGGCGACAGTGTGGACGTCGTGATTCTGAATATCGACGGCGACAACAAGCGCATCTCGCTTGGCCTCAAGCAGGCGCAGGAAGATCCGTGGCTCAAGATCGGTGAGACATATCCGGTCGGAACCGAGCTCGACGGAACGGTCGTGCGTCTCATGGACAAAGGTGTTGTCGTCGACATCGGCAACGACATCGAAGGTTTTGTTCCGGTGAGCCAGCTCAACTTCGGTGAGCCGGTGAGCAGTCCCGCGGACATCGTGTGGGAAGGGATGAAGCTGGGTGTTCGTGTCCTCGAGG
- a CDS encoding threonine/serine dehydratase, protein MRGTRIPEHRSFTGVSLEDVRAARDRVAGVALRTPLIRLPIDADNREVFLKLENLQPIGSFKIRGAANAMALADDSALANGVYTASAGNMAQGVAWCARERGVRCRVIVPDHAPRTKTDAIERLGGEVIKVPFEQWWETLVNHGSPGMDGLFIHPFADEGVMAGNGTIALEIFDDLDHVDAIVAPYGGGGLSCGIASVSRVVSPHTKVYAVEVETAAPLTASFAAGRPTPVNYTRTFIDGMGSGAVSEEMWPLVKSLLAGTIVVTVAQVAAAVKLLAERCRVIAEGAGAAPVAATLSGMLEAKRIVCIVSGGNIDTEKLRVILRGDVP, encoded by the coding sequence GTGAGAGGCACGAGGATTCCAGAACATCGCAGCTTCACGGGCGTCTCTCTGGAAGACGTCAGGGCGGCGCGCGATCGCGTGGCCGGCGTGGCGCTGCGGACGCCACTGATACGCCTGCCCATCGATGCAGACAACCGTGAGGTATTTCTCAAGCTCGAGAACCTTCAGCCGATCGGTTCGTTCAAGATCCGCGGTGCTGCAAATGCAATGGCACTTGCCGACGATTCAGCACTCGCGAACGGCGTGTACACAGCGAGCGCAGGCAACATGGCACAGGGTGTTGCGTGGTGCGCGCGTGAGCGAGGTGTCCGCTGCCGGGTAATCGTGCCTGACCACGCGCCCAGGACGAAAACCGACGCAATCGAGCGGCTGGGCGGCGAGGTCATCAAGGTTCCGTTCGAACAATGGTGGGAGACGCTCGTCAATCACGGATCGCCCGGGATGGATGGGCTTTTCATTCATCCATTCGCCGACGAAGGGGTGATGGCGGGCAATGGTACGATCGCGCTCGAGATTTTCGACGATCTCGATCATGTCGACGCGATCGTCGCTCCTTACGGCGGGGGCGGGCTGTCGTGCGGAATTGCGTCGGTCTCACGCGTCGTTAGTCCTCACACGAAGGTCTACGCCGTTGAAGTCGAGACGGCAGCTCCTCTCACAGCCTCGTTCGCGGCAGGCAGGCCGACGCCCGTGAACTACACGCGAACGTTCATAGACGGCATGGGGAGCGGCGCCGTGTCGGAGGAGATGTGGCCACTGGTGAAATCGCTCCTGGCCGGAACGATTGTCGTGACGGTCGCACAGGTCGCCGCAGCGGTGAAGCTGCTGGCCGAGCGTTGTCGCGTGATCGCCGAAGGTGCTGGCGCGGCGCCCGTCGCCGCCACGCTGTCCGGAATGCTCGAAGCCAAGCGCATTGTTTGCATCGTCAGCGGCGGCAATATCGACACAGAAAAGCTGAGGGTAATTCTGCGAGGCGACGTACCATGA